ATGTGGGAGATGCAAATTATAATGCACAAAGCGGTACGGGGAAATTAACGGTAGTAAGACATGTTACCACTCTATCGATAAGAGGTCACGACGGTGGTGCAGGAAAGATATATACACAAGATTTAGCCCTAACTGATAATGATAATAGCGGGAACGGTATTCCCAACCAGATTTTGAAGTTTTACATTGATAAAGTATATGTCAAATCAGGTACAACGAATGCAAGCGGAGTTGCGAGCATATCATTCACTCTACCGCAGGATTCAGTTTCACATTCGATCACAGCTTCATATGCCGGAGATGTAAATTACAGTCCGCAAAGCAATACAGGAACAATTACATATACACTAAAAAGTTGCATCATACAAATGACAAACGTGGCCAGTAAGTGGGGAAAGTCAGTTTTGCTAACCGCCAAGCTGCATGAGACTGGCTTAACTGGTAACACAAACTTACCAAACCAGAGATTAAAGTTTTATCAGGATAGCGTATATATTAATTCTGCAACAACCAACTCAAGCGGAATAGCGAGTTTAATGTACACAATACCACAGGATTCAGCAACACATTCGATCACAGCACCACAGGATTCAGTTGCACATTCGATGAGAGTAGAATTTGCCGGAGATGTAAATTACAGCGCACAAAACGGTGTGGGTACATTGACAGTAGTAAGACATACTACAAGTATATCAGTTGCAAATAAGAGCGGTAGTGTAGGACAGACAATAACGTTAGAGGCAACTTTAACAGACAATGACGAAAACGGAAAAGGTGTTTCTGGCCAGGCACTAAAGTTTTATAAAATCTCGTATGGAACAAGGGAAGGAGATACTGCAAAAGTTTATGCAGGATCGGGCATAACGAATTCAAGCGGATTAGCTATCCAATCGAGTAGATGGGACGATACTGATATTGTACATGTTGAAGAAGTGATATTTGAAGGTGATGCAAATTATAGAACACAAAGCGGTACAGGAAAATTCACTATTACAGTTGTAGGTGTTGAAAATAATCAAGCGGATATTTCAACAAAATTTGATCTTTCACAAAACTATCCCAATCCATTCAATCCAACTACAACAATAAAATATGATATACCTAAAACGGGTTTTGTAACTATTAGTGTTTACGATATTCTTGGGAGAGAAATCAAAATATTAGTTAATGAGGAGAAAAATCCCGGTCATTATGAAATAATTTTCAATGCAAGAGAATTATCAAGCGGAATATATTTCTATACTATTAGAACTAGTGATTTTTCTTTAAGCAAGAAAATGATTTTGATGAAATAAAATCTTGTACTTTTTTTGACATAAAGCCAGAGTATAACTGCTCTGGCTTTTTTGTTTAGTGGATAGTCCTATGGTGTATCAACAACTTTTAACTACTTTTTACTTTGATAGAATATCCATATTTTTAGTTAGACAAATTCATCTTATTAATCATATCGAAGACACATATCATAGATCAACATAAGGGAAAAAATTATGAGCGTAACAAAAGAAGAGGCGCTGAAGTATCATAGTGAGGGAAGAAAAGGTAAGATTGAAGTCGTTCCGACCAAACCATGTTATACTGCTAGAGAATTATCACTTGCCTACACTCCGGGTGTAGCAGAACCGTGTAGAGAGATTGAAAAAAATGACGACGATGTTTACAAGTATACTGCAAAAGGAAATTTGGTTGCTGTTGTTTCAAACGGAACTGCAGTATTAGGATTAGGTGATATTGGTCCGCATGCAGGTAAACCTGTTATGGAAGGTAAAGGTGTTTTGTTTAAACGATTCGCTGATATAGATGTATTCGACATTGAATTGAAAACACATGATCCAAAAGAAGTAATCCGTGCAGTTCAATTAATGGAACCTACTTTTGGCGGGATTAATCTTGAAGACATCAAAGCGCCGGAATGTTTTGAGATTGAAGAAGAACTAATTAAGACTATGAACATACCTGTATTCCATGATGACCAGCACGGAACAGCAATAATTTCTTGCGCCGCTTTGATTAATGCTGTGGAAATCGCCGGGAAAAAATTAGACAAAATTCATCTTGTTGTTAACGGTGCCGGTGCTGCTGCCATTTCTTGTTGTAAATTATATGTTGCCGCGGGTGTTAAGAGAGAAAACATTTCAATGTTTGATACAAAAGGGCACGTCAACAAAAAAAGAACTGATCTAAATAAATACAAAGAATTATTTGCCCAGGATAACCAGTATGCAGATTTAGCCGATGGAATGAAAGAAGCAGATGTGTTCGTTGGATTGTCAAAAGGAAATATTGTTTCGAAAGAAATGGTTAAGAGCATGGCAAAGAATCCGATTGTATTTGCTATGGCTAATCCAGATCCAGAAATCAAGTACGAAGATGCAATTGATGCACGCAAAGACATTATTATGGCAACCGGAAGAAGTGATTATCCCAACCAAGTTAATAATGTTCTTGGATTCCCATTTATATTCCGCGGCACACTTGATGTTCGCGCAAGTAAAATTAATGAACAAATGAAAATGGCTGCTACAAAAGCTCTTGCTCAACTTGCAAGAGAGAAAGTTCCGGAAGTAGTTCTTAATGCTTATGGCGGAAAAGAATTTTCATTTGGTCCGGAATATATAATTCCAAAACCGTTTGATCCGCGCGTACTATGGAATGTTGCACCTGCTGTTGCAAAAGCTGCTATGGATACCGGTGTAGCCAAAAATCCAATTACTGATTGGGATGCATACAAAGTACAATTGCAGGAGCGTTTAGGATATTCAACTGAAATAGTTAGAGTAATGGTTCACAAGGCTCAACAAAATCCCAAGAAAGTAGTTTTTCCTGAAGGCGAAGAAGAGAAGATCATACGCGCTGCTAATGCTGCTTATGATGACAACATTGCAAAACCAATTCTGCTTGGTAATGAACAGATTATTAAAACACGAATTGAAGATTTAGGATATGAACTAAATAAATTTGAAATAATAGATCCTGAGACAACGAAAAAAAATGAACAATATTCAGAAGTGTTTTATAAAAAACGTCAACGTAAAGGTATAACTCCGCGAGATGTAAAAGCTTTAATGCACGATCCGAATTACTTTGCAGCAATGATGGTGGAAATGGGTGATGCAGACGCGATGGTTGGCGGACTAACACAACACTATCCTCAGACAATCAGACCAGCACTTCAATGTATAGGTGTGAAAGAAGGATTAAAAATTGTATCCGGAATGTATATTGTAATCATTAAACGTAAAGTATATTTCTTTGCCGATTGTACGGTAAATGTTGATCCTACCCCAGAACAGCTGGCAGAAATTGCTATTAATGCTGCAGATGCTGTCAAAGAGTTTGATATAATTCCTAAAATTGCAATGCTTTCATTCAGTAATTTTGGAAGCGCTCCTTATCCGCAAACAATTAAAGTTTCAAATTCCGTGAAAATTGTGAAGCAGAAAAGACCTGATCTTATTATTGATGGTGAGATGCAGGCAGATACTGCGGTTGTTGCTGAAAAAATGGAAAAAGAATATCCATTTTCATCACTTAAAGGTGGTGCAAACGTTCTGATCTTCCCAACTCTTGAAGCTGGAAATATTGCTTATAAACTATTGCAGCGTTTGACCGATGCTACAGTGATTGGTCCGATCCTGATGGGAATGAAAAAACCTGTTCATGTTATTCAGCGAGGCGATACTGTTAATGATATTATTAATATGACTGCTATTGCTGTTGTCGGTGCAAAGAGCCACAAATAATTGAATGTTTTATTGATTCGGATAATTGGAAAAAGCCTAACTTCATTTAGAAGTTGGGCTTTTCGTTATTTATATTACGAATAGATAATTTTATCTTAGCCACAGATTAATCGGCAAGATTTATAGTGTTAAAAAATATTTTATATATCTCCGGAAGCGTTGTGATATTTTTTGCCGGATTAATTTTTTATGGGATAATTCTCAATCTCCGAGAAGTTACCTTAAAAGAAGCATTGATTGAGAAAGGATTGGCAAAACTTGAAAACGTACATCTCGTAATAGATAGAACTGATTATCGAATTTCACTTTACTCAAATAAAATTTTAGTTAAAACATACAAAGCTGTATTTGGTAAAAGTTCAGGAACAATAAAATCTTCTGCAGAGGATAATATTACACCTATCGGCGATTATAAAATTTGCGCAATTGATACATTAAATAAGTACCATAAATTTTTACATTTAGATTATCCGAATGAACGAGATGCAGCCGAAGCTCTAAAACAAGGATATATTTTCGATGATGAGTTTAACACAATAATACTAGCTGCCAAGAAAAATGAATGTCCGCCTAAAGAAACAAAACTTAGTTCAGAAATAGGAATACATGGTATTGGAACATATAATATTATATTTAAAAATCTTCCGTTCCCATTTAATTGGACTAACGGATCAATAGCGGTTAGCAACGAAAGTATAGATGAGTTATACTCAGTGATAAAAGTTGGAACTCAGGTAAAAATAATTAATTGAAGGATTACTGTTGAAATTTAAGCTTTCATACATTTTCATATTTCTATTTGCAGCAGGATTATTTGCACAACCAAATAAAAAATTTGAACTTACTCAGATTAACTTTGAAAATAATAGTAATTTTTCCTCATCTGTCCTTAGGGAAATAATATTTTCTAAAGAATCACCCAATTGGTTGTCGCAACTCTTAAATAAGATTTCATCATTAGGAGGCAAAGCTGTTTATTTTGATTCTCTGCTAATTCAATCAGATATAAATGCACTCAAAAATTTTTATCATGCCAACGGATTTTTCAAAGTAAAAATTAATTCTAATTATCAACTGGATTCATCAAATAACGAAGCACGATTATCTTACACGATCTTTGAATCTCAACCGGTTTATTTTAATTCATTGACTTTGAAAGGTTTGGAATGGATTGCACCCGAATTTCAAGAATTACTTACCGATTATTGTAAAGTAGATACGAATAAAATCTACGAAGATGCAATTGTTGATGAGAAGAAAAATTATACTTCGTCCTTCCTTCGTGATCACGGTTTTATGCTCATTAGTGCAGATAGACCTACTGTTGTTATTGATACAATGAAAAATAAAGTTGATGTAGAATTAAAGTTTATGCCTGGAAACCGATATAAGATTAGTGATTTGTACACTCAACGAACAGGCAAAGGAGTTGATTTAGTTGATGATGCTTTGTTGAAAGATATTGTTGGAATAAAAATCGGAAGCTGGTACAGCAATTATGATATTCAGCGGGGACAAGTAAGATTGTTTAGGACGAATCTTTTTACTTCAGCGGCTGTAATGGGTGTTATATCAGATACAGTTGGCAATAACGTTCCTCTTAACATTAGCGCGGATATCGGGTTAATGCATGAACTATCGCCTGAAATAATAATGAACAACGAGGATAATACCTTTAATCTTGGTTTAGCTCTGAACTTTATCAAGAAAAATTTTCTCGGCGATGCAAGAAAATTTACCATTGGTACTTCTGCTGCGGCACAAAACATTTCCGAGTTCTTACGTAATCCTTCATTTGCAGATTCCGCATTTTACGGCTACTTCGACGCACGTGTTTCAATTGAACAGCCGTTTCTATTTGGTGATCCAATAACAACAAAACTTGAGACTTATTTTACCACTCAAAAAAGAAAAAATGAATATAACTCTATAATAATAGGCGGCAGGTTAAGTTTCGATTTTGAGCTTCCGCAGTTTATCTACTTCAATTCATTTAACGTATATTTAAATGTTGAACGATCTGAATATGATTACAAACCGGCTTATATAAAAAATTTATTAAGCCAATCTTTTCAAATCAAATATGGAGCTCCTAAGAATTTTGCAGATTCGGTAGCAAGTAATTATGTAGATAAGGACCTTGGCGGCAGATATATTTCCCAGAGTACGAATGCTGCAATCGGAATTAATTTAGGAGCTAACAAAACAAATGATACTTTTTTCCCTTCAAACGGTTATGCTCTTTCTTTTTTGTTAGAAGATGGTAACTCTATTCCATATCTGATCAGCAGATTATTTAAAAGTGGTTTTACCCGTCCATTATTTTTTAAGGGTGTTATTACCTCATCGGTTTACTTACCGGTTTATAATTCCAAAGTAGATGCATTAGGAATAAAATTTAAGATCGGACAAATTTTTACTTACCGCGGTGAACAATCGGCTATTCCATTAAATCAAAGATTGTACGCCGGCGGAAGTAATTCTGTACGCGGATGGGGAACCCGCCAGCTTGTTCCTAAAAAAGTTGAGTTTGATTTAGCCGCTAATCCCACTCAAGATGATCTTGAAGCTTTTCTTGGTAAAGGCGCTGCAACCGGCGGATTCTTTTTGATGGAAGGTTCGGTTGAAACACGCAACCGGTTAATCGGACGATTAGGCACAGCACTTTTTATTGATTATGGAAATACTTGGAACGGATACCAAGAATTTCGTTATGATGAAATTGCCGTTGCTGCAGGTTTTGGTTTAAGATATTACTCGGATTTTGTTCCCTTAAGAATTGATTTCGGCTTTAAGATCTACGATCCAAATGACCGTCGTCCCATGGTTAGCAAAGAATTCTGGAAAGAGATTCTTCAGTTTCACATTGGAATAGGTGAAGCGTTTTAATTCATTATTTTTTTGAAAACCACACAATAATCCGACTTTGTTTACCAACGCATTTTTAACTAAATTTGTCATTACTTTTTAGGAACCCCAGATGATTTCAAGTATGACCGGCTATGGTAAAGCTATCGTTCAGAGAGACGATATTACCGTTGAAGCCGAATTAAAAAGTCTTAACAGCCGATATCTTGATCTTTCGCTTCGAATTCCGAAGTTTCTTATGAACAAAGAATTTGAAATACGCGAAAAAGTTAAGAACCGGATTAAAAGAGGAAAAGTTTATTTGGCGGTTTCAATCCGTAAAGGAGAAATTGAAGAACGATTTAATGAGATCGATCCTGCCGGCGTTAAGTATGCACTTAGTTTGTTAAAGGATATTAAAAAGTTCGCAAAGATAAAAGGTAATCTTAAATTAAGCGATGTTCTTCTTTTTCAGAATATGCTGTTCAAAGATGATTACGAACAAGCCGGAGAAGAATTTGAGATTGTTGTTGAAGCGATTGATTCGGCTGTTAACGAATTAAACAAAATGCGTGAAGCTGAGGGAAAAGAGCTTGAAAAAGATTTACGCAAAAGGGTGCAAATGATCGGCAAGGCACTTTCTAAAATTGAAAACTCATCAGAAGAAAGTATCAAAGCTTATTTTGAAAAGATAAAAGAAAAAGCAAAACAATTAGTTGCTGATCTATCTAACAATCAAGACCGCTTGAATATGGAACTGGCGTTAATTGCCGAACGTGCCGATGTAACGGAAGAATGCGTTCGCTTACGCAGCCACATTAAAATGTTTCTAGATACAATTTCGAAATCAGATGATGCCGGAAGGAAACTTAATTTTATAGTTCAGGAAATGAA
The genomic region above belongs to Ignavibacteriales bacterium and contains:
- a CDS encoding BamA/TamA family outer membrane protein — its product is MKFKLSYIFIFLFAAGLFAQPNKKFELTQINFENNSNFSSSVLREIIFSKESPNWLSQLLNKISSLGGKAVYFDSLLIQSDINALKNFYHANGFFKVKINSNYQLDSSNNEARLSYTIFESQPVYFNSLTLKGLEWIAPEFQELLTDYCKVDTNKIYEDAIVDEKKNYTSSFLRDHGFMLISADRPTVVIDTMKNKVDVELKFMPGNRYKISDLYTQRTGKGVDLVDDALLKDIVGIKIGSWYSNYDIQRGQVRLFRTNLFTSAAVMGVISDTVGNNVPLNISADIGLMHELSPEIIMNNEDNTFNLGLALNFIKKNFLGDARKFTIGTSAAAQNISEFLRNPSFADSAFYGYFDARVSIEQPFLFGDPITTKLETYFTTQKRKNEYNSIIIGGRLSFDFELPQFIYFNSFNVYLNVERSEYDYKPAYIKNLLSQSFQIKYGAPKNFADSVASNYVDKDLGGRYISQSTNAAIGINLGANKTNDTFFPSNGYALSFLLEDGNSIPYLISRLFKSGFTRPLFFKGVITSSVYLPVYNSKVDALGIKFKIGQIFTYRGEQSAIPLNQRLYAGGSNSVRGWGTRQLVPKKVEFDLAANPTQDDLEAFLGKGAATGGFFLMEGSVETRNRLIGRLGTALFIDYGNTWNGYQEFRYDEIAVAAGFGLRYYSDFVPLRIDFGFKIYDPNDRRPMVSKEFWKEILQFHIGIGEAF
- a CDS encoding L,D-transpeptidase, which gives rise to MLKNILYISGSVVIFFAGLIFYGIILNLREVTLKEALIEKGLAKLENVHLVIDRTDYRISLYSNKILVKTYKAVFGKSSGTIKSSAEDNITPIGDYKICAIDTLNKYHKFLHLDYPNERDAAEALKQGYIFDDEFNTIILAAKKNECPPKETKLSSEIGIHGIGTYNIIFKNLPFPFNWTNGSIAVSNESIDELYSVIKVGTQVKIIN
- the pta gene encoding phosphate acetyltransferase translates to MSVTKEEALKYHSEGRKGKIEVVPTKPCYTARELSLAYTPGVAEPCREIEKNDDDVYKYTAKGNLVAVVSNGTAVLGLGDIGPHAGKPVMEGKGVLFKRFADIDVFDIELKTHDPKEVIRAVQLMEPTFGGINLEDIKAPECFEIEEELIKTMNIPVFHDDQHGTAIISCAALINAVEIAGKKLDKIHLVVNGAGAAAISCCKLYVAAGVKRENISMFDTKGHVNKKRTDLNKYKELFAQDNQYADLADGMKEADVFVGLSKGNIVSKEMVKSMAKNPIVFAMANPDPEIKYEDAIDARKDIIMATGRSDYPNQVNNVLGFPFIFRGTLDVRASKINEQMKMAATKALAQLAREKVPEVVLNAYGGKEFSFGPEYIIPKPFDPRVLWNVAPAVAKAAMDTGVAKNPITDWDAYKVQLQERLGYSTEIVRVMVHKAQQNPKKVVFPEGEEEKIIRAANAAYDDNIAKPILLGNEQIIKTRIEDLGYELNKFEIIDPETTKKNEQYSEVFYKKRQRKGITPRDVKALMHDPNYFAAMMVEMGDADAMVGGLTQHYPQTIRPALQCIGVKEGLKIVSGMYIVIIKRKVYFFADCTVNVDPTPEQLAEIAINAADAVKEFDIIPKIAMLSFSNFGSAPYPQTIKVSNSVKIVKQKRPDLIIDGEMQADTAVVAEKMEKEYPFSSLKGGANVLIFPTLEAGNIAYKLLQRLTDATVIGPILMGMKKPVHVIQRGDTVNDIINMTAIAVVGAKSHK
- a CDS encoding YicC family protein, producing the protein MISSMTGYGKAIVQRDDITVEAELKSLNSRYLDLSLRIPKFLMNKEFEIREKVKNRIKRGKVYLAVSIRKGEIEERFNEIDPAGVKYALSLLKDIKKFAKIKGNLKLSDVLLFQNMLFKDDYEQAGEEFEIVVEAIDSAVNELNKMREAEGKELEKDLRKRVQMIGKALSKIENSSEESIKAYFEKIKEKAKQLVADLSNNQDRLNMELALIAERADVTEECVRLRSHIKMFLDTISKSDDAGRKLNFIVQEMNREANTINSKSVSSEISHNGISIKEEIEKIREQIQNIE